A window of the Cicer arietinum cultivar CDC Frontier isolate Library 1 chromosome 6, Cicar.CDCFrontier_v2.0, whole genome shotgun sequence genome harbors these coding sequences:
- the LOC140920701 gene encoding F-box protein At1g80960-like: MSIPSSKKEVNEKRRVDFISQLPDDILFFIISSLSIDDAVKTSVLSKRWIYLRNNVSHFDFDWTHMLKPVPNIYNRISYNKFLKSLATEENARKYSEIVNGILHQHIGDYLINSVLPAFESCEKLKILKLEKMSMVDSIINGILENCFGLEKFCLIESDGFDSLKIENKNLKYLELLLLDVEEIDVNVEELHVLVIDSLRCPPKGLRIYSQNLWNFSYTCNSDPQDILQTREVFENCSNLLVEESSVFTVTFDNCALPFPNSMFWENREVPDFVCMKLKFVTVKRFTGKALEISFLKHLITRAYMMKKLQVEESSVFTVTFDNCALPFPNSMFWENREVPDFVCMKLKFVTVKRFTGKALEISFLKHLITRAYMMKKLQRPVVYFVGC; the protein is encoded by the exons ATGTCTATACCATCATCAAAAAAGGAAGTGAATGAAAAGAGAAGAGTAGATTTCATAAGTCAACTACCGgatgatattttgtttttcataatcTCTTCTCTTTCGATTGATGATGCCGTAAAAACAAGCGTTCTATCAAAGAGATGGATATATTTGAGAAATAATGTTTCTCACTTTGATTTTGATTGGACTCACATGTTGAAACCCGTACCAAATATTTATAACCGAATTTcgtataataaatttttgaagtCCTTAGCCACGGAAGAAAATGCAAGGAAATATAGTGAAATTGTTAACGGTATATTGCATCAACATATTGGTGATTATTTGATTA ATTCGGTTTTACCTGCATTTGAAAGTTGTGaaaagttgaaaattttgaaattggaGAAAATGTCTATGGTGGATAGTATCATCAATGGaattttggaaaattgttttgGTTTAGAGAAGTTTTGTCTCATTGAGTCAGATGGTTTCGATAGCCTCAagattgaaaacaaaaatcttaaatatttgGAGCTTTTGTTGTTGGATGTTGAAGAGATAGATGTTAATGTTGAGGAGCTTCATGTTTTGGTGATTGATTCTCTAAGATGCCCTCCAAAAGGTCTTAGAATTTATTCTCAAAATCTATGGAATTTCTCTTATACTTGCAATTCAGATCCTCAAGATATTCTACAAACTCGTGAGGTTTTTGAAAATTGCAGTAACCTTTTG GTAGAGGAATCATCAGTTTTCACCGTTACTTTTGATAATTGTGCACTACCATTTCCTAATTCAATGTTCTGGGAGAACCGAGAAGTGCCTGATTTTGTTTGTATGAAGTTAAAATTTGTTACAGTGAAAAGATTTACTGGCAAAGCCCTGGAAATAAGTTTTTTGAAGCATTTGATTACAAGAGCTTACATGATGAAAAAGTTGCAA GTAGAGGAATCATCAGTTTTCACCGTTACTTTTGATAATTGTGCACTACCATTTCCTAATTCAATGTTCTGGGAGAACCGAGAAGTGCCTGATTTTGTTTGTATGAAGTTAAAATTTGTTACAGTGAAAAGATTTACTGGCAAAGCACTGGAAATAAGTTTTTTGAAGCATTTGATTACAAGAGCTTACATGATGAAAAAGTTGCAA AGACCTGTTGTTTACTTTGTTGGATGTTAA
- the LOC140920700 gene encoding uncharacterized protein, translated as MKLKPPTFSGSNAIEDPQQFIDSLERLWRALGCSEVRAVELTSFQLIGVSCDWFDIVSCGIQVGSPLLAWREFSQLFMARILPESVRDGLAHEFERLEQTEGMTVSEYSARFTQLSRHALYPITEEMRVKRFIRGLKDYLFRYVVGSNCSTYAKVLSLTLLIKQRQKEKGGNKQDSHKKQMIEGSYSNYSNCGGGSMFGYQGQQRLVSQRGGHIGQSSVTMQIRRSDSGATSQSTFPHRRFGVSATRCSTCGRFQFGNCSRDGNAKVCYKCGQIGYIKRDCHVDTTHPSSSYASTPTTLASSQTHYAFVRQSGNSYVRGSGTFQHRGRGFGGRGQIPAGRGQTRVDAHVLFDLGATHSFVSSWFATRLGKCSSSLEEALVVATPVGGNLLAKRSTLDCHNKVVKFEIPGQSVFSFQGARYWVPHNQISALAASKLMRRGCQAYLAVLKIKRDDIMKTAFRTRYGHYEILVMSFELTNAPTAFMDLMNRVFKPFLDQFVIVFIDDILVYFKSKEEHERHLSLVLQTLRDKQLYAKFSKCQFLLDSVAFLGHVVSKNEIGVDPSKVEAVHNWPRPTTVKEIQSFLGLSGYYRCFVKDFSKMTSTLTRLTQKKVEF; from the exons ATGAAGCTTAAACCCCCTACCTTTTCTGGGTCTAATGCAATTGAGGATCCACAACAATTCATTGACAGTCTAGAGCGACTTTGGAGAGCATTGGGTTGTTCTGAGGTAAGAGCAGTAGAACTGACATCATTTCAACTAATAGGCGTGTCATGTGATTGGTTTGATATAGTGTCATGTGGTATACAAGTAGGGTCACCTCTGTTAGCATGGAGAGAGTTCTCTCAGTTGTTCATGGCTCGTATTCTTCCGGAGAGTGTTAGAGATGGATTAGCTCATGAGTTTGAGCGATTGGAGCAAACGGAGGGTATGACAGTTTCAGAGTATAGTGCTCGTTTTACACAGCTCTCTAGACATGCTCTTTATCCTATCACTGAGGAGATGCGCGTTAAGAGGTTCATTAGAGGATTGAaggattatttatttagatatgtGGTTGGGTCGAATTGTTCTACTTATGCTAAGGTTTTGAGTTTGACCCTTTTGATTAAGCAACGACAAAAGGAAAAAGGAGGCAATAAACAAGATTCACATAAGAAGCAAATGATTGAAGGATCTTACAGTAACTATTCAAATTGTGGTGGTGGATCTATGTTTGGTTATCAGGGGCAACAAAGACTCGTGTCTCAAAGGGGTGGTCATATTGGGCAGTCTTCTGTGACAATGCAGATTCGTAGATCAGATTCTGGAGCAACATCACAATCCACTTTCCCTCATAGACGTTTTGGTGTTTCAGCTACACGATGTTCTACTTGTGGTAGGTTTCAGTTTGGGAATTGTTCGAGAGATGGTAATGCTAAGGTGTGCTACAAATGTGGCCAAATAGGTTACATCAAGAGGGATTGTCATGTAGACACAACACATCCATCCTCTAGTTATGCATCAACACCAACAACTTTGGCATCTTCTCAGACTCATTATGCATTTGTGCGTCAgagtggaaattcttatgtcAGAGGTTCAGGAACATTTCAGCACCGAGGTAGAGGATTTGGTGGTAGAGGTCAGATACCAGCAGGAAGAGGTCAGACTCGAGT AGATGCTCATGTTTTGTTTGATCTTGGTGCTACACATTCTTTTGTATCCTCGTGGTTTGCTACTCGACTTggtaaatgttcatcttctttagAAGAAGCTTTAGTTGTAGCTACACCTGTTGGAGGAAACTTGCTTGCTAAGCGGT CCACTTTGGATTGTCATAACAAAGTGGTGAAATTTGAGATACCAGGACAATCAGTCTTCTCATTTCAAGGAGCACGTTATTGGGTACCACATAACCAAATCTCAGCCTTGGCAGCTAGCAAGTTAATGAGAAGAGGTTGTCAAGCGTACTTAGCCGTG TTGAAGATTAAAAGGGATGACATAATGAAGACAGCTTTTCGCAcgcgttatggacattatgaaatCCTAGTTATGTCTTTTGAGCTTACTAATGCCCCAACAGCttttatggatttgatgaatcgcgtttttaaaccattcttggATCAATTCGTGATTGTGTTTATTGATGACATCCTTGTTTATTTCAAGAGTAAAGAAGAACACGAGCGACATTTAAGTTTGGTTTTGCAAACCTTAagagataaacaattatatgccaaattctcaaaatgtcaGTTTTTGCTGGATAGTGTGGCATTTTTAGGTCATGTTGTGTCTAAGAATGAAATAGGTGTTGATCCAAGTAAGGTGGAAGCAGTCCATAATTGGCCCAGGCCTACCACAGTGAAGGAGATTCAGAGTTTTCTTGGTTTATCCGGTTATTATCGATGTTTTGTGAAGGATTTCTCAAAGATGACATCTACGTTGACTAGGTTAACCCAGAAGAAAGTTGAGTTTTGA